A genome region from Magnolia sinica isolate HGM2019 chromosome 8, MsV1, whole genome shotgun sequence includes the following:
- the LOC131252813 gene encoding protein PLASTID TRANSCRIPTIONALLY ACTIVE 16, chloroplastic, translated as MASTLTSNSFLTTTPRSRLAVKSRKPGRPIFAKFNFRIGKRDSGSSSTDDENQSTESDKRKKPFFFDFGKIPDMKSLVPVVSQPSTALSFGNSRRKDPRTVFIAGATGQFGIRIVPTLLRQGFAVRAGVPELSSAQELARLAAKYKIISSDESRRFNAVQSAFQDPESIAKAIGNASKVVITIGPFENGPTSEVTTSDALQVIQGAQLAGVGHVAVIYNANSTSMGSTYNVLDGITSFFNNFFSRSQSLTLTEFLAKVVETDVSYTLIKASLTEEYSTEYSNNVVLKAEGATTDNEYKVSKSQIASLVAGVFANTSVAENKVVEVSTNPSVPSKPIDELFSAIPEDGRRKAYAEALAKAKAEEEALRASEKAREAEAATKKLEEEVKKLSEQEAQATSLAEEAREKAEAAGSSLEGLVNRAKGLGSGFSWEKLSSQIATAVSEKDDDEKPKVQIATVRGQAKARTLMPKKAVVKPPPLQKPKTKPAEPKPEVRKVFGGLFKQETIYMDDD; from the exons atggcttCCACACTGACCTCCAATTCATTCCTCACAACCACCCCTCGGTCGCGGCTCGCCGTCAAGAGTAGAAAACCTGGGCGGCCCATCTTCGCAAAATTTAACTTCCGCATTGGGAAGCGGGACAGTGGATCATCTTCGACTGACGATGAAAACCAATCCACAGAATCAGATAAGCGCAAGAAACCATTCTTCTTCGACTTCGGCAAGATCCCCGACATGAAGTCTCTAGTGCCTGTCGTGAGCCAGCCGTCTACTGCGCTATCGTTCGGGAACAGTCGACGTAAGGATCCACGGACGGTGTTCATCGCTGGGGCCACCGGACAGTTCGGTATTCGAATTGTGCCGACACTGCTACGGCAAGGCTTTGCAGTGAGGGCCGGCGTACCGGAACTCAGTTCTGCTCAGGAGCTTGCTCGGCTTGCTGCAAAATATAAG ATCATATCCTCGGACGAATCCAGGCGCTTCAACGCCGTTCAATCAGCCTTCCAAGATCCGGAATCCATCGCCAAGGCGATCGGCAACGCCTCGAAAGTCGTCATCACGATCGGCCCATTCGAAAACGGCCCCACCTCCGAAGTCACAACATCGGACGCTCTCCAAGTCATCCAGGGCGCCCAGCTGGCCGGCGTGGGACACGTGGCGGTCATCTACAACGCGAACTCCACGTCGATGGGGTCCACGTACAACGTCCTGGACGGCATCACGTCCTTCTTCAACAACTTCTTCTCGCGCTCACAGTCGTTAACTCTGACGGAGTTCCTGGCGAAAGTCGTCGAGACGGACGTTAGTTACACGCTCATAAAGGCGAGCCTGACGGAGGAATATTCGACGGAATATTCGAATAACGTCGTCTTGAAAGCCGAAGGGGCGACGACCGACAACGAGTACAAA GTGTCGAAATCGCAGATTGCGTCTCTGGTGGCTGGTGTTTTCGCTAATACGTCGGTTGCAGAAAATAAG GTTGTCGAAGTTTCGACCAATCCGTCAGTGCCTTCCAAGCCCATAGACGAACTTTTCAG tGCAATTCCAGAAGATGGCAGAAGAAAAGCATATGCAGAAGCTCTGGCAAAGGCAAAAGCAGAGGAAGAAGCATTGAGAGCTTCTGAGAAAGCCCGTGAAGCAGAAGCAGCTACAAAGAAGCTTGAAGAAGAGGTGAAGAAGCTGTCGGAGCAAGAAGCGCAGGCCACCAGCCTTGCCGAAGAAGCCCGAGAGAAAGCAGAGGCGGCTGGATCCTCCCTAGAGGGCCTCGTGAATAGAGCAAAAGGCTTAGGCAGCGGTTTCTCGTGGGAAAAGCTCAGCTCACAAATTGCAACTGCAGTTTCTGAAAAGGATGATGATGAGAAACCAAAGGTGCAGATTGCAACTGTCAGGGGCCAAGCAAAGGCTCGCACATTGATGCCTAAGAAGGCAGTTGTCAAACCGCCACCCCTTCAGAAACCGAAAACAAAACCGGCTGAGCCGAAACCGGAGGTGAGGAAGGTGTTTGGTGGTTTATTCAAGCAAGAGACCATCTACATGGACGATGATTGA